In Bacteroides cellulosilyticus, the genomic stretch GTGTTTTGCTGGATAAAAAGAAATACTATTATGCGGAGGATAGAAAAGCCGGAAGCGCAAGCAGCGGTATATTGAGGGAGGCTCCTGTCTATGAAATAATCTATACTGCTTCCGAAGACGTCATATTGAAACAACAATCGGAGGGAGGCTATTTTGCTTCGGTCACTAATCAGAATTCTCCGGTTGTGGGTTATTCGTGCGTCATCGAAGAAACGTTGGATTCCGTCGGGCACTCGAAAGGCTACATCAAACGTCGCTATAGCAATTATGGTACCGACCTCTATGGTATGACTCATTTTGACGAACCTGCTCTGTATTCCAATGCGGGAGGCGAATCGGTCGTGAAACCCTTCACCAGCCGCTCTGCAGAACGGGGGAAATTACTGTCGGAAGAATTTTACAATAATAGTGATAAGTTGCTGAAAAAGAAGGTACAGCATTATAAAACGGTGAACTCCGGCGAGTTCAGGAGTGCCCACCAGACTGTTGCTTTTTTTTGTACAGACCTTGACTACGAGAGTTTCTCTTATGCTTGCATAGGCACATTGACTCGCGTCTATACCCATAGTTATCTGCCGGACTCCATTGCCGAGACGGTGTACCCTTCGGAAGGAAACGTCCCGGGCTACAACGTTGAACGTACCTTCTCTTATAACAATCACAAATTGCTGAAACAAGAAAAAACTCTGACCAGCAAAGGAGGTAGCCACACGGTGGGTTACACGTATCCTGCCGACCATAGCAATTATCAGTGGATGGTGGATGCTCACCTGTTGTCTCCGGTGGTGGAAAAGACTACAGTGGAGGGTGGAAAGTCGCTGAAAGAAACCTATACATACGGTTACCGGAATCAGGGTTCCCGGTATATGCCTTATGTGAAAAGTACCGGTCACCGATTTGACGCTTTGAGCAGCCGCACCGACTATCTGGTAGATAAAACAGATGCGTATGCCAATCCGGTGGTTACCGTAAGCCGGGGAGTCAGCAGCGTCTTGCTCTGGAGCTATGAGGGCAGGCAACTCATTGCCCGGATAGAGAATGCCACCTACGGCAAGGTGATGTCGCTGCTGGGTAAATCTCCCGAAAGTTTCTCCACAGCAAGCAAGCCGGATAACACCGCTTACAGACTGATAGAAGATATCCGGCACCGGCTGCCTAAAGCCCTGGTGATAATTTATAAATATACCCCCGGAATGCAACTGGAATCAGTCACTTCACCTGCCGGGCAGACGGTATTTTATAAATATGATTATCTGGACCGGCTGCGCGAAGAGTATTTCTATGATCAGCCTTCCGGTTTGCTCCGGAGGAAACTCCTCAATGTATATGACTACCATTATCAGCACTGATTTACTAAAACATAGAATGAGAATTATGAAAACAAGATATTATTATTTGATTCTCCTGTTGCTATTGTGCCTGCCGCAGATGCTGCATGCGCAGAATACGCCGGTCAAGCCGGTAGAACCCAATGAAGAGTTGCATGCGGGCGCTTCCGTAACCAAACGGCTGGCGTATCATGATGCCGGGGAGAATACGACCAACTATTACCGTTTCCTGACCACGGAACCTCTGTTGTTTCAATTTGATTTTTCCAACTTTGCTTATAATCAGGGATGGGGCGATCCTTTGCCCCAGACTACGATAGCCCTTAGTTGCAATCTGGCGGGGGAGAGTTCGGATGTTCTTCCACATCTTTTCCTTTTGAATGTGGACGGAAAAACCGGGCAGTTCCTGACGTCTTCGGGAAGTAAGCCTATGGAGTTGCCGGCCGGCAGCTATCAGTTTACGTTTACCGGGCATAAGATAGGTGGCATACACCCTTTGCAATCCCAGACTGCCTCCCCTTTTACTTCTGAAATTCCTCCGGCCACTTATTTCTTCGATTTGCACATCACCACGGAAGTTCCGCCTGCCCCCGTTGTTCCGGAACCTGATCCTGATGATGCGGCTTTGCCGGCTATTCCATCCCCCAACTCTGAGGCGCTTGTCGCCTTGCCGGCATCTGCCGGAGTGAACAGCGTATGCTTGTTCGCCAGCAGGGATGGAAGTGGAACAAAGGGAGATCTCACCGTAAACTATGCTGATGACCTGGGGCGCAACATTGAGACTGCCCGGAGAGGCTGTATTGCGCAAGGCAGGAATCTGGTTAGTTTGCAGGAATACGACTCCTGGGGAAGAAAGGGCAACATCTGGCTTGAAGCGGCGAAGGATACCACGGCGGGAGCCTACCTATCGCCCGCACAGTGCAAGACGTTGGCTGCATGCACCAACGGCGGTGATTCGCGCCCCTATACGGAAACCGTCTACGAGGAGTCTCCGCTGGACCGTCCTATCCGCCAATATGGTCCCGGTCAGGACTGGAAATCCAAGGGGAAAGCGGTAAGCAGCGTATATACCTCGAACAGTGAATTTGCCGGTGAGCTGCATTGCATGAAGTTTGCCGCGGGTGAAAAAACAGATGCCGGAATGATGGTAACCGCTACCGGATATTATGACGGGGGTAGTCTGCAAGTAGTAAAGACCAGCGATGAGGACGGGAAAGCTCAAATTGAATTTACCGACCGGAGCGGGAACAGGGTTCTGTTGAGGCAGATGGAACTTAAAGCGGGCAAGCAGGTGTATTATGATACCTATTATATATATGACGCTACCGGGAACCTTCGCGCGGTGTTGCCTCCCGAACTTTCGGCAAAGGCTCCGGTGACGGGTGGCCTGGCGAAGGTGGAACTCGACAGGTATGCTTACCTCTACGCTTATGACAACTTCCGCCGGCTCTCGGACCGTAAGCTGCCCGGTGCGGACTGGGAACGTTTCATGTACGATGACGGTGACCGTCTGGTTGCTTCGCAGGACGGCAATCTCCGCAAGGCGGGGAAGTGGAAGTTTATGATTTCCGACAAGTTCGACAGGGTGTGTTTGGAAGGTGTGTGTACGAGTTGCCTGTTTGTGATAGACATGCAGCACCGGGATGTGCACGCTTCTTGTGAGTATATCGGGAAGAAGGGGGAATATCACGGCTATGACCTTATCGGTGTTGGCTTAGGTTCCCCTGTCTTTTGTAAAGTAAGCTATTATGATAATTACCGCTTCCTTGACGATGGTCTGCTGCCGGCGGGTGGAACGAAAGATCCTTTGGCTTATGCACCGGGAACGGGATATGGTGAGAAGTATGTCAGTGCCAAGGGGAGCCTGACGGGGACGCTTACGGCACGGATAGGGGCTTCGGACGTGCTTTCGGGTACGACTTCGGCTTTAGGCACGATTTCGGATATGCTTTCGGCCAGTGCTTTTTATTATGATGCCCGTGGCCGTTTGATTCAATCCCATTGCGGGAATCATCTGAGCGGCTTTGAATCGGACTACACGTCTTATAACTTCAGCGGCCAGCCTGTAAAACAGTTGCATGTGCATTCCGCACCTGGCAAGGCTTCTTTGAGCGAACAGTATGCTTATACGTATGATGAATCGGGCTTGCCTCTGTTGGTTAAACATCGGCTGGGGAATGGGGCGGAAATAACTCTGTCTAATAAGGGTTATGACTCGTTGGGGCGTTTGTATCAGGAGAAGCGCAACGGTCATTCTTCTTTGCAGTCTGAGTATGTCTATAATGTTCGTTCCTGGCTTACCGACATTGTGGGGCAGCGTTTCTCCCAAAACCTGTACTATAATACGGACGGGCTGAATGGCACGAAATGTTATAACGGGAATATCAGTAGCATGAGATGGAAATCCGGTACTGAAAGCAACCTCCGTGCCTATACTTTCACTTACGATCCTCTGAACCGTCTGCAGGCTGCGTTCTATGGTGAAGGCAATTCCGGTTTCGGTAATCTGAACGGTTTCACCGAAGAGGTGACGGGCTATGACAAGAACGGCAATATCCTGGGACTGAAGCGTTACGGGCAGACGGGTACGGACACTTACGGCTTGATTGACAACCTTACAATGACGCTGAGCGGCAACCAGCTGCTGTCTGTTAATGATGCCGCTACCGCTTCGGCCTACAATAACGTTTTTGAGTTCAAGGACGGTGCCAAAGTATCATCCGAGTATGCTTATGACCTGAATGGAAATTTAACGAAAGATTTAAATAAGAAAATCACTGGTATTCAATATAATTACTTAAATTTGCCCAGTCAGGTTACATTCACCGATGGCAACACGACAACCTATACTTATGATGCGGACGGAACGAAACTCCGCACTGTGCATAAGATAGGCGGCACTACCACCACGACTGATTACTGTGGCAATGTGATCTATGAAAACGGTACGGCTAAGTGTCTGTTGACCGAAGGCGGTTCTCTCTCCCTTAACGATAAAAAGTATCATTATTATTTGCAGGATCATCAGGGAAACAACCGTGTGGTTGCTTCTTCGGATGGGAGTGTGGAGGAAACGAATCATTACTATCCGTTCGGTGGGGTTTTTGCAGGTACGGGCAATGTGCAGGCTTATAAGTATAACGGCAAGGAACTGGATGCGAAGAAGGGACTGAACTGGTATGATTATGGGGCTAGGATGTATGATGCGGGGCTTGGAAGGTGGCATGTGGTGGATCCGATGGCTGAGAAGTATCGCGGCATGAGCCCTTATGCATATTGCAATAACAGCCCGACGATAAATGTGGATTTGGACGGTAAGGACTGGTATATGCATAGTGAAACGGGTGAGTTGTATTTCAGTAAAAATAGGAACCAATGGCATTTTAAACTGAATGATAGGATTTATTATCGAATCGGTGATAATGACATGCTGGGAGATATGAAAGATGTAACGGAACGTGCGTATAATTATGATGAATCTTTATCTTTAGCTCAGGATAATGGTTACTCAATTAATCCGATTCAAGAGATTTTATCTGAGGTCTCCAGAGAACAGCCTTACTCTACGGGAAAGAAATCTATTACTGTTACTACTGGTGAAATAGAAATTATAAATGAAAAGTATGGAATATTTCCTGCAGAGAAAAGTGAGAAGAAGAATTTTAAAACGAAAACATTGTATAATCCGGAATATACTATGCTCGATTATTTAGATGCTCTTGCAACAGGATCTAAAAAGACAGATGTGATTGAGAGGAATTACTTTACATACAATAAACCTACTTTACGAGATAAAACAGGAAGTGCTCTTGGAGCTGTTTACAATGTAATGGAGGTCATGACGGGTAAACATGATTATCGTAATGTGAGCGTTTATAAGAGCTGGAATGTTTATTTGAAAGCTACAGGAGGGAAAGGTCGAATTTTACCATATAGAAAGTAAAATATGAAAATTATATTTTTATTATTAAGTGGTCTGTTTTTATTTCAGATCAATGTTTTGTCTCAGAATGATTTTCCTGATGAGCGTACTAAAAGAGATTATAAAGAAATAATAAGTTTATATCCTGATTTTTTGGTTTCTCATTTACCAAAAAACTTGGATGATGTCAAGTTTGCTAATCCAGGATTATTATTTCCACGGGGTAAATATTTGAATTATATCCATTTGATGGTGCCTTATGAAGATGAAAAGATTGAAGAGCTGAAGATAGAGGCTGCTTCAAAGGCTAAAGGTATATATCATTTTGGAGATTCTCTTTTAATGCTTCCATATAATTATGAGAAGTTTGAGATAATCAAATCAGATTCAATCCAAAATATACCTTTTGTTAGTATGTTACCTTTGCCTAACTTTTATTCTTGGTTATACGATTTTCCACCAGCTTTTTATAAAGAAGCAGTTATTTATCTTTTTGATGCAGAAAAGGGTAATTTTTTGACGGATAATTCTCTCTCTAAGAATGGTGTCGGTTTACCAGAAGCATGGAAGCATGGTTATACAAAAGGAGCCGTTTTTTATAAAAACTTTATATTCTATTGGCTCGAAGTATGGTAAGAAAATGAAATAATGATTTCCCGTTCAGTCGGATATACCATCCGACTGCCTCTGGCATAAAGCTTTTTAATCTATGACCTTGAATTTTCCCTGTCTCCTGAATATGAACTATTCTTAGAGACGGGGATTTTTTATTCGCTCTGTTTGGCAATCTTATAATGACGCTGAACGGCAACCAGCTGCTGTCTGTCAATGATGCCGCTACCGCTTCGGCCTACAATAACGTTTTCGAGTTCAAGGACGTTGCCAAAGTATCATCCGAGTATGCTTACGACCTGAATGGAAATTTAACGAAAGATTTAAATAAGAAAATCACTGGTATTCAATATAATTACTTAAATTTGCCCAGTCAGGTTACATTCGCCGATGGCAACACGACAACCTATATTTATGATGCGGACGGAACGAAACTTCGCGCAGTACATAAGATAGGCGGCACTACCACCACGACTGATTACTGTGGCAATGTGATCTATGAAAACGGTACGGCTAAGTGTCTGTTGACCGAAGGCGGTTATCTCTCCCTTAACGATAAAAAGTATCATTATTATTTGCAGGATCATCAGGGGAACAACCGTGTGGTTGCTTCTTCGGATGGGAGTGTGGAGGAAACGAATCATTACTATCCGTTCGGTGGGGTTTTTGCAGGTACGGGCAATGTGCAGGCTTATAAGTATAACGGCAAGGAACTGGATGCGAAGAAGGGACTGAACTGGTATGATTATGGGGCGAGGATGTATGATGCGGGGCTGGGAAGGTTTACAACGGTGGATCCGTTTGCTGAAAATTATTACGCTACGAGTTCTTATGCGTACTGTGGGAATAATCCTGTTAATCGTATAGATCCTGATGGGAAAGACTGGCGCATACAAACTCAATATAACCGTGAAATAGATAAAATTGAATATATTATAACTGTGAATGCAGTTCTTTATAATAATTCAAGTAATCGAGATATTAATATAGAGCAATTAGCCACTACTATTATTAACCAAGTGACTAATGTATATAATATTTCTGAAAAAAGTTTTGTAGCAAAGATGAATTTCAATCTTAAAGTAGTCAAATCGGTAAGTGAAATAGGGGAGCGAGATCATGTTATTCAGATTGTTGACCAGAATCTTTTTAGAAAATCGGATTCAAAGAGTGAAGTCTCAGCCGAAGCGTCTTTATTTGGACTAAGTATTAGGATTGGAACTAATCTTGTTGAAAGTACTTTAAAGGGAGATAACATGAGGACCATCGCTCACGAATTGGGGCATACAGGTGGATTGAGGCATTTGAATGATAAAGAAAGTGTGAACAATTTAATGATGCAGTCTTATTATGTTGACTTGTATAAGGGGAATTATAACACTGCAACCCTTCTTTATCACAATCAAATAAAAGCGATAAGGGATAATTATATAAATAATAAGTTACATCAATATTCTTCTTTAAGTAGGAATTGGTTTGGCAAAAAAAGATTAGGAAAATGAAAAAAAACATATTGTTTGTAATAGGGGTATTCTTGTTACTTTCATGTAGTACAGGAAGTCAAAGACAACATGCTAATTTTTCTATTTTTGTTACTTGTACCAGTAAGAATTGGAATGGTCGAAATAATCAAGATTATATCAAACTTTGGATAAATGACAGTTTATTGTTTAGTGGTACTTATTACACACAATACAATGATACTATTCCTGATGAAATTGAGGATTTGGAAACTCCTTTTGGACCAGAAATAATAGTTGACCCTTTCGGTATGAGAGTTGCTGATTTAGATAAAAGTAATTATCAAGATAGTATCAAGATAAGAATTCGTTTAATTGCCTTAGATGATGTTTTGTTTAACAATAAGCAAGTAATGGACAGTACTTTTTTTTATAGAATAGATAATATTTCAGCTATTGGTATTACTGATGCAGGAAGAACAGGTTTTTTCTTGGTTATTGATTCTATTAAAAATCCGGAGTGTTGGCTTTACATATAGTTTGTTTTCCATTTATAAGGATATTTATCCGACTGTTTCGAACATAAGGATTTTAATTCGTAAATCAGAATCTTCCCTGTCTCCTGAATATGAACTATTCTTAGAGGCAGGGATTTTTTGTCCCTGTTGTTCTAGAATCTTATCTATTCTATAGAATGCTAGGGGATAGTGCATTATCAATTTCCCTTGTTTCTAAACTTTTTTGATATTTTCCTTCATTTACTTAATTTTTCTGTTTTATTATGTATACCTTTGGACTGTATCTATTTTTATATAAAAAACAACAACATGAAAAGACACTTATTTCAATTGCTATGTCTATGCTCTTTTTGTTCCTTTATGACAACAATACAAGCACAAAGAAATTATCGTCCGGGCTTTATCATTACCCTTCAAAAGGATACGATCTACGGACAAATAGACTTTCGTACGGAAGTAATGAATGAATTGCGTTGCGTGTTCCGGACAGACAGCACTCTTCAGGAAAAAACATATAACCCTTTTGATATATGGGGATATCGTTTTACGGATGATGGCAAGATGTATGTTTCAAAATCTGTAACCTTGAAGAGAGAGGAAGCTCCTTTGGATATCTTTCTTGAATATTTAGTGAAAGGGATAAAAAGTCTATATTACATGGAAACTGCTACCGGGATTCCCGTTTATTTTATAGAAGATGGCGATAGATTAATTAAAGTAGATGCTCCGAAATTGGCTGAAAAGGTCACCACTTTCCAGTTTAAAGGAGAAATTGACCGTTATATTCCAATCTTGCACTATGCCTTTAGTGATTGTCCTACTTTGAAATCTCAAATAGACCGTACGCAGTTTAATCATAAGAGCCTAATTAAGCTTACTAAAAAATATCATTATGCGATGTGTACCAGTAACGAAGATTGTGTTGAGTTTGTTGCTATAAAAGATAAAAACAGAGTGCAAATACGACTTATGCCTTATGGCGGAATCATGCAGTATACATTGCCTCAAGAAACTTTTTCCGGTAGTCTCAAGCGTCCTAAACTGTCTTATTTATTAGGAATAAATGTGGCGGTGAGCTCAAAACGCTGGATGAGCTCAATCAGTGGCATTGTGGATTTGTCTTTTTCAAGGTTGGCAACTACCGACGGGACTTTCAACTACTCGGGCACGTTGTTTTCACCCCAGTTCGGATTACGGTATACCCATCCTAAAGGGAATGTACACCCGTTTGTGGGATTTGGGGCGGATATGAGTGTCATGATAACGTCTGATTCGAATAATGAATATCAGAAATTACGAAGAGTCGGTTATCCCGGGTATTATGCTGAACTCGGTTTAGATATCCCGCTATCTAAGAAAAAGAAACAAGCTCTGAATATTCGCTTCCAATTTAAAAATATTAGAGATCTTGAGGAAAAGACTAATTTTGCTTATGGTTGGTCAGGGACAGTAGGGTATACACTTCAAGTCCATTAAATAAAAATAGTCTAAGAGGGGCTTTCTTTAAAGAAAAATCGTATTTTTGGAAAAATTATTGAAAGGAGTATTTCTATAACTAAAAGAACCGACTATTATGATGGAAAAAACACTGGTTATTTTGAAACCATGTACCCTCCAAAGAGGCTTGGTAGGTGAGATTACGAACAGATTCGAGCGTAAAGGCTTGCGTCTGGCCGGAATGAAAATGGTTCAGCTGACGGATGAAGTGCTCAGTGAGCATTACGCCCATTTAAGTGCGAAACCCTTCTTTCAGCGCGTAAAGGATTCGATGATGGCATGTCCGGTTATTGTGTGCTGCTTTGAAGGAGTAGATGCCATTGAAGCGGTGAGAGCTTTGACCGGCCCTACCAATGGCAGGAAGGCAGCTCCCGGAACCATCCGCGGAGATTACAGTATGAGTTTCCAGGAAAATATCGTTCATGCATCCGACTCACCTGAAGCGGCTGAAGTGGAATTGAAAAGATTTTTTAAACCGGAAGAAATATTTGACTATAAGCAGGCTACATTCGACTTCCTGTACGCTAATGACGAGTATTAGCGAGGAAAAAGAAAAATAAGTTTGCAATAAACTACGCTGATGTAGTAAGGAAAATGTCGACTACAGCTTTCTAATTCAATTAAAGTAGTATCTTTGTGCCCGGAAAATTAATCTTCATTCAGTGAATCTGGTTATTGATATAGGAAATACGGTGGCAAAAGTAGCTGTCTTTGATGGCGTTTCACTATTGGAAGTGGCGTATGACTCTAATCGAAATTTGGAGCATTTGTCGGACATCTATAGTAAATATCACTTTGAAAAAGCAATTGTTGCTACTGTTATCGACTTGAGTGAGCAGGTGCTGGCACAATTGGCATTACTTCCCATACCTGTGCTTTGGCTGAATGAAATGACTCCACTCCCGGTAGTGAATCTATATGAAACACCCCGAACGCTGGGGTATGATCGTATGGCTGCCGTGGTGGGTGCCAATGAGCAATTTCCCGGAAAAGACATACTGGTGATAGATGCCGGCACGTGCATTACGTACGAATTTGTGGATGCCGAAGGACGCTATCACGGTGGGAATATTTCTCCGGGTATGCAGATGCGTTTTCGGGCGCTTCACCAGTTTACCGGACGCTTGCCGCTGGTGCAACGCGAGGGACGTGAACTCCCGATGGGAAAAGATACTGAAACTGCCATCCGTGCGGGAGTTTTGAAAGGTATGGAATATGAGATTTCTGGTTACATAGTGGCTATGAAACATAAATATCCTGAACTTTTGGTTTTTTTAACGGGCGGGGATGATTTTTCTTTTGATACAAACTTAAAAAG encodes the following:
- a CDS encoding RHS repeat-associated core domain-containing protein — protein: MKTRYYYLILLLLLCLPQMLHAQNTPVKPVEPNEELHAGASVTKRLAYHDAGENTTNYYRFLTTEPLLFQFDFSNFAYNQGWGDPLPQTTIALSCNLAGESSDVLPHLFLLNVDGKTGQFLTSSGSKPMELPAGSYQFTFTGHKIGGIHPLQSQTASPFTSEIPPATYFFDLHITTEVPPAPVVPEPDPDDAALPAIPSPNSEALVALPASAGVNSVCLFASRDGSGTKGDLTVNYADDLGRNIETARRGCIAQGRNLVSLQEYDSWGRKGNIWLEAAKDTTAGAYLSPAQCKTLAACTNGGDSRPYTETVYEESPLDRPIRQYGPGQDWKSKGKAVSSVYTSNSEFAGELHCMKFAAGEKTDAGMMVTATGYYDGGSLQVVKTSDEDGKAQIEFTDRSGNRVLLRQMELKAGKQVYYDTYYIYDATGNLRAVLPPELSAKAPVTGGLAKVELDRYAYLYAYDNFRRLSDRKLPGADWERFMYDDGDRLVASQDGNLRKAGKWKFMISDKFDRVCLEGVCTSCLFVIDMQHRDVHASCEYIGKKGEYHGYDLIGVGLGSPVFCKVSYYDNYRFLDDGLLPAGGTKDPLAYAPGTGYGEKYVSAKGSLTGTLTARIGASDVLSGTTSALGTISDMLSASAFYYDARGRLIQSHCGNHLSGFESDYTSYNFSGQPVKQLHVHSAPGKASLSEQYAYTYDESGLPLLVKHRLGNGAEITLSNKGYDSLGRLYQEKRNGHSSLQSEYVYNVRSWLTDIVGQRFSQNLYYNTDGLNGTKCYNGNISSMRWKSGTESNLRAYTFTYDPLNRLQAAFYGEGNSGFGNLNGFTEEVTGYDKNGNILGLKRYGQTGTDTYGLIDNLTMTLSGNQLLSVNDAATASAYNNVFEFKDGAKVSSEYAYDLNGNLTKDLNKKITGIQYNYLNLPSQVTFTDGNTTTYTYDADGTKLRTVHKIGGTTTTTDYCGNVIYENGTAKCLLTEGGSLSLNDKKYHYYLQDHQGNNRVVASSDGSVEETNHYYPFGGVFAGTGNVQAYKYNGKELDAKKGLNWYDYGARMYDAGLGRWHVVDPMAEKYRGMSPYAYCNNSPTINVDLDGKDWYMHSETGELYFSKNRNQWHFKLNDRIYYRIGDNDMLGDMKDVTERAYNYDESLSLAQDNGYSINPIQEILSEVSREQPYSTGKKSITVTTGEIEIINEKYGIFPAEKSEKKNFKTKTLYNPEYTMLDYLDALATGSKKTDVIERNYFTYNKPTLRDKTGSALGAVYNVMEVMTGKHDYRNVSVYKSWNVYLKATGGKGRILPYRK
- the ndk gene encoding nucleoside-diphosphate kinase; translated protein: MMEKTLVILKPCTLQRGLVGEITNRFERKGLRLAGMKMVQLTDEVLSEHYAHLSAKPFFQRVKDSMMACPVIVCCFEGVDAIEAVRALTGPTNGRKAAPGTIRGDYSMSFQENIVHASDSPEAAEVELKRFFKPEEIFDYKQATFDFLYANDEY
- a CDS encoding type III pantothenate kinase; this encodes MNLVIDIGNTVAKVAVFDGVSLLEVAYDSNRNLEHLSDIYSKYHFEKAIVATVIDLSEQVLAQLALLPIPVLWLNEMTPLPVVNLYETPRTLGYDRMAAVVGANEQFPGKDILVIDAGTCITYEFVDAEGRYHGGNISPGMQMRFRALHQFTGRLPLVQREGRELPMGKDTETAIRAGVLKGMEYEISGYIVAMKHKYPELLVFLTGGDDFSFDTNLKSIIFADRFLVLKGLNRILNYNNDKI